The DNA window GGCGCCCATCGTCCCGCTGTACGTTCTGCCAGGCCGAACGTAAACGGGTGAGCGCCAGGCAGCCCAAGTCGGATGTCCGTCGCTGTCAATACGCCCTCTCGCACATCGAACTCAAGGAAACCCCGGGTAAACCACACCAGCCTCTGCCCTTCCTGTAGTTGCCCGACCTCCAGTGCCAGCTCAGGCTTGCGGGCATAGCGCTCCACTGCGGGGCTTTCATTGCTGAGAAAACCTGTGGTGATCTCAAGGCGCTCATGCTGCCCCATAACAGTTATTCGCCAGAAGAGCGTCGAGAATGGCATCGGCTGGACCAGCCGGGGCGCATGTTCCAGTCCCTCATTTACGAGGATGGGCATGACCCTCTGGGTAATCAGCTGCTGCCCCACGAAGCTCCAGCCCAGGTAGACAGAAGAGAGCGCAAGCCCGACAGCAAGGGCACGCTGCCCTTTGGGGCGGAACGCAGCGATCGCGCACGCGATCAGCAGCGGAAGTGTATAAAAAGGGTCGATAATGAAAATGCTATGCAGCGCCGCGGGGCCGGCCAGGGGCCAGAGCAGCTGAGTCCCGTAAGTTGTAAAAGCATCGAGTAAAGGGTGTGTTACCAGGACCAGACTGGTAAACATGCACCATCGGGCCAATGAGATATACGGTCGCCAGCGATGCAATACGGCGCCCAGAACAAGCGCCAGCGGGACCAGAACAAGCAGGGAATGGCTGAAGCCACGATGCTGGGTAAAATTGGCTACCGCACTGCCGTAGTCGATCAAAACGTCAAGATCCGGTACCGTTCCGAGCAGTGCACCCCCGACCAGCGCCGCCCGACCGAGCTGTTTCCCCAGCACTACACCGCCCAGAGCTCCGCCAAGCGCGGCCTGTGTAATTGAATCTATGGACCCCGTCCCGATTGATAGTGGCCTGATTGATAGTGACCTGATTGATAGTGACCTGAGTGATAGTGGCCTGAGTGATAATAGCCTGAACGTTGCTTTCTTAAACGATGGTTGCGTGAATCAGGGTGAATCGATTGGTACTATCCTGGCGCCTGACGGCTTGTGGCCACGCTGATAATGAGCTGATTGGCTGAGAAGCCATGCACAGCGCAGCACGAGTTTACGCTAAAGAAGGGTATTGCGCCGGTCTGGATTAACGGCCGAAAAATAGAGACGGGAGAGACTCGCGCCGCTACGGCGAACTTGAACACAAAAAACCGTACACTGATGCTCCGCACGGCCGAACCCACAACCTTTTGCCATGGAGTACCCTATGCCCCACCCGTCCACCATCGCCGGCCTCTCCGTACACCGCCTTGGCAGAATCGAAGCCCATATTGAAAATAACTACCTGGCGACAGGCCGACTCCCAGGGACGTTGACGCTGGTGGCGCGACGCGGTGAAATTGCGTTCCTCAAAGCGCAGGGCTCGATGGACATCGAGCGCAACAAACCCATGGCCCGGGATACGCTATTCCGCATTTATTCCATGACCAAGCCGATCACCTCGATCGCCATGATGCAGCTCTATGAACAGGGCAAGTTCAAACTTGACGACCCGGTACACAAGTTTATCCCAGCCTGGCGAAACCTTGGCGTCTACAGCAGTGGAGTCTACCCGGACTATGTGACAACGCCGCCGGCGCGGGCCATGACGATCCATGACCTGATGACTCATATGTCAGGCCTGACCTACGGTTTCTCCAACCGGACCAATGTTGATGCGGCCTATCGGGAACTCCGGCTGGACGGCGGGCCCCAGTTAACCCTGGAGAGGCTGGTAACGCAGCTGGCCGAGTTGCCCCTCGAATTCAGCCCCGGCTCAGCCTGGAATTATTCGGTCTCTACCGACGTCGTCGGCTATTTGGTCCAGCTGCTCTCGGGCCAGTCCCTTGACGACTACTTCCAGGAACACATTTTCGCGCCCCTGGGCATGCACGATACCGGGTTTACCGTCGGCGCAGACAAGTTGGACCGCTTCTCTGCCTGCTACCAACACCAGCCCGGGGATCGCTTTGCGCTGCAGGACGATCCTGCTACTTCATTCTTCAGTGGGGAGTCGTGCTACTTCTCTGGCGGGGGCGGTCTTATTTCGACCATTGATGATTACTTCAGGTTCGCGCAAGCGCTCGGGAACGGCGGCGCACTCGATGGCCAGCGTATTATCGGTCGAAGCACCCTCGCGTTCATGCGACTGAACCACTTACCCAATAATCAGGACCTGCCCGGACTGACAACCGGCGGGTTCAGCGAGACGCCTTACGCCGGGTCCGGGTTTGGGCTGGGCTTCTCGGTCAAGACCGACGTGGCAAAGTCCCAGACGATTGGGTCCGTCGGTGAGTACGGCTGGGGCGGCATGGCCAGCACCAACTTCTTTATAGATCCGGTCGAGGACATCATTATGGTGTTCATGACCCAACTGATTCCGTCCTCGTCCTATACGTTGCGGCAGGAACTGCGAGCTCTGGTCTACGGCGCTCTGGTAGATTAAAGCCGTGCGCCGGGTCCCATAGCCGCTGGCCACGTCTTTATCGGCTATCGGCTATCGGCTATCGGCTATCGGCTATCGATCAAAAATAGTCGCTCCTTCCCAGGCGAAACGACTACGCTAAGGTGAGCATTGCGCAAGCGCTGCGCTTCGCGTTCCGTTACCAGCTCCCAAAGCCCTCGCCTGCGGGAAGGAGAACGATCCAGCATGCGAACCCGCCGTTCGGTCTATCTTGCCTATCTGCATACCCTCGCCTTTGCTGTGCTGACCATAGGCGTCATTCTGCTGGTCTTCCGGCCACAGTACGCCGGCCATGCTGCGCACGCCTCAGCTTCGGTACCAGTAGTCGCCGGAGTAGCGCTACTGTTGGGCGGGATGCTTCTCGCTGCGCTCTACCAGAGCAGCATACTAACCGCGGCCCTTGGCCTACCGGTCGGGCTTGTGGTGGTTTTTTCCCTGCTTGCCCAGTTCCCGGCGACGCTCGCAGTAATGAATCATTTCGGCTTATCCAGCCTGCAATATATTCCCCCGGCGCTTTCTCTGACAGTGGCCCTGTTCGTGCTATCGCTGAGAATGCACGGTGGGAAATACGCCGGTTCGCTTCTGGCTCGAGGCCCGGCGGCGATAGCTATGACCATAGGTGTGCTATCGCTGATGACCACCTTGCCCGAAACCGAAATCATGCGTGCAGCCCCAGGCTGGGACCAGCTTATGGATCATATGCGCCTGGCTCACGAGGTAGAGGTCACATTCAACACCAGCATACTCGTTATCCTGTTTGGCACCGGCTGCATGCTTCTCGGTTCAGAAGTGCTTGCGCTGCCGGTCCGGCTGGATCGCGGCACGTTGGCGCTTGGCTGCCTGGGTACTGTAATAACATGCCTCGGCTGGCACTTCATGCATATGCACAACCTGGAAACCGCGCGTGACCAGAGCGACGTGATGCTGGCGAGCGCTCGTCAGATGATCGAGCAACAGCGATTGGCTCATATTGACCTTATCCACCGGATCGCGGAGCGCTGGCAGATAAATGAACAGATCCCGTCCGGGGCGCTTTGGCGACACGAAACCGCAAGCTATCTGCGAGACTTTCCGGATATCGCACTGATCGGCGTGCTGGATCAGGCTCTGTTTCCCACAAGGGCCGCCGCAAGAGACCCTCTCGGGCAAGCCGACTTGCAACGAGTACTCGGCAATGCCGAAAGTCGCGCCTGGCTGGCACACGTGCTTGCCTCAGGCGAGGGACATCTCAGCCCGGTATTCTTCGAGGGCACACCTTTTGCGATGATCGCGACACCTATCCCATTACCCGGCCGCACCGACCGGCTTGCGGTGGCGCTGCTGGACATCGAGACCATGATCCGCCGGCATATAAAGCCCGGGCTGAGCAATTATATCGTTCGTGTTGAAGAGCAAGGCCGTCTGCTCTATGCCTCAAGCCCACTGGCGCCCGGCTCGCTGATTCTTGCCGGGGAGACCGTGTCCCGGTTTCACCACGATACCGTCTGGCGACTCGCCGTTTACATGAACCGCCAGGGCGCTCTGTTGAGATCCGCTTTTCTGCCACCCATGCTCCTGCTCTTCGGCCTGGGCCTTACGGTGCTGCTCATGATCAGCCAGCGCCTGGCCTGGGAGTCGAACAAGCGCAACAGACAGTTGGATGCAGCGAACGTTGAGCTAAGCAGAAGCCTGCTTGAACAGTCCAGGCTGAGAGACGCCAATCAACGCATTATGGAGTTTTCCAAAGACCTGCTCTGCGCCTTTGACAGCCACGGCCGTTGGCTCCAGGTTAACCCTGCCTGCCGCACCATACTGGGCTATGAGCCGGCAGAACTTATCGGCAGACCGTTTGAAGAGCAAATCCTCGCCAGCGATATCGGGGCCACGACCGCCGCGGCCAGAGACGCAAAAAGAAGAGGCGGACTGGCGGTGGACTTTCGGAACCGGTTCCGGCGAACAGATGGGACAACTGCACATCTGTTATGGTCCGCCACCTGGTCCGAAGATGAACAGGCACTTTTCTGCGTCGCGCACGACATTACGGCCCTGGTAGCCGTAGAGAGCCGGGAACGCGACCGCCAGCGCATCCTGAGCATGATCTCCACTGACCAGCCCCTGCCTGAAATTCTGGACGCGGTCTGCCTGCTGGGGGAGTCCCGCCAGGACAACACCCGGTGTTCTTTGAGGGTACTGGATCATGAACGCAAACACCTGCTGAAAGGCGCTGCTCCGAACCTGCCCAGGGCCTACACCGCGGCCATGGATGGGCTCGAGATCAGCAAACAGTCCAGCCTGATTCAGCGTATGACAACGCATCAGGGTGTGCTGATCTCGGCAAACATTGCCACAGACCCGATCTGGTGCGTACCTGTACCCGGCAGGCCCGCCACCACGACCTATGCCCAGCTGGCCGACGTGCACGGCCTGCGTGCCTGCTGGGGCGTGCCTGTCATTTCTCCCAGCGGTGAAACCCTGGGAACGCTCGTAACATACCGGGACCAGATCGGGCCGCCAACCGATGCCGAGATCGATTTCGCCTGGACGTGCAGCCAACTAGCCGCTATCGCCCTTGACCGACACCGCGACCGGCGCCAACTGGTGGAAAGTGAACAGCGCTATCGCAGCCTGTTCACTTACAATCCGGATCCTGTGTACTCCATGGACCAGGATGGCATCTTCAAGAGTTTCAATCATGCAGCGGCGGGCCTTCTGGGCTATACCTCAGCGGATGTCCTGGGTAAGCACTTCGCCGTTGCGCTCGTGCCCGAGGAGCGGCCGAAGGTGCGGGAACATTTCAGCGCTGCGCTTTCGGGCATGGCCCAGCATTATCAGACCCGCTGCCAGGCGCGGGACGGCTCCGCTATCGACCTTGAAGTCACCAACCTTCCCGTCGTGGTTGGCGGTGAAGTCGTCGGTGTTTTCGGAATCGCCAAGAACATCACCGATCGGAACCGTATGATCCAGGCCCTGCGCGAACGGGACCAGTTCTTCCAGCTCTCCCTTGATATGTATTTCACCCTCGACAGCCACGGCGCTTTCCTGCAGACCAACCCCGCCTTTGACCACACTCTTAACGTCTCCGAGGGGAGCCTGGTAGGCACACCGTACACTGACCTGATCTCTGGTAAAGACAAGGACAAGGTCCGTCGGGCCGTACTGCGCCTGCAGGCCGGCCAGCAAGTACACGATCTTGAGATTCAGGCTGTGGGACGGGATGGTTCCCCGCGATGGATCGAGCTGAACGCGACCGCAGATGGCGGGATTATTTTCTGCGCTGCCCGCGACATAACGGACCGCAAGGCGACTGAGCGAAAACTGCAAAGCACCCTGAGCGAGCTTGCGGCAAGCAATGAGGAGCTGGAGAAGTTCGCGTTCGTCGCCTCCCACGACCTTCAGGAGCCCTTGCGCAAGATTCAGGCTTTTGGCGAACGGTTACAGAGCCGGGCTATGGGGCTTGATGAACAGGGACGCGACTATCTGCAAAGGATGGGATCTGCTGCTCACCGCATGCAAACGCTTATCCGCGACCTGCTCGCCTATTCAAGGGTATCGACCCGGCAGGAGCCGTTTGTCCAACTCGACATGAACCGCATAGCCACCGAAGTCCTGGGCGATCTTGAGACCGCGCTCAGGGATGGCGGCGTCGAGGTAATCAGGGGAGAGCTGCCAGAAACCGTGGGGGATGCGACGCAAATCCGGCAAGTTGTTCAGAATTTGCTCAGCAATGCGATAAAATTTCGTCAAATGGAGGTGCCGCCACTAATCCGGGTCTATGCTGAGAGTCTGACAGCTGAGGCATGGACCCTGTGCGTGTCTGACAACGGCATCGGGTTTGATGAAAAGTATCTGGATCGCATATTCGATCCCTTTCAGCGCCTGCATTCTCGTCAGGCCTATCCGGGGACGGGTATAGGTCTGGCGATTGTGGCCAAAGTACTGGAGCGGCATGATGCCGCGATAAGCGCCGAAAGTACCCCTGGGCTGGGTACGACTTTCAGGGTGCGCTTCACCAGGGTTTAAGCTCGGAGATCCGGCACAATGACAACAAGATCACGGATGCATATCCTGGTTGCCGAGGACGATCCGGACGACCGCGAGTTGGTCAGAGAGGCTTTCGCCCAGTGCGGAATCACCGATTCCCTGCATTTCATGCAGGACGGCGAAGAGGTCACGGCGTTTCTGGCCGGCCGCCCCCCTGAACACGGTAATTTCCCAGTGCCCGGTTTGCTGTTGCTTGATCTCAACATGCCGCGCAAAGACGGCCTTGAAGTGCTACGCGAACTGCGGGCCAGCGCAGAACACTGCAACCTGCCGGCTATCGTCCTGAGCACTTCCTCCGATCCGCGGGATATCGCTGCCGCCTATCGGGCCGGCGCAAACTCCTTCATCACCAAACCTTCAAGTTACGACGCCCTCGTTACCATAGTCAGGTCACTGACCGAGTATTGGCTGACGACGGTGGCTTTACCGGAAAAAGCAGGCGCCCATGGTTGTTGAAAAACCCATACTTAACATCCTGCTTATTGAAGACGATGAAGACGACTTCATACTCACAAAAGAGCTTCTGCTGGGCGCGAGCAGTCTCGCCTGCACCGTTGACTGGATCGACAACTATAACGACGGCATGAAAGCCGTGTTGGGGCAGTCCTACGACGTCGCCATAATTGACTATCGTCTGAACGCCGACTCGGGCATCGACCTGATCCGCCAGGTACGCAGGAACCACATCCGCACGCCAATCATCCTTCTTACAGGACATGGCGACGATACACTCGATAGTGCCGCGATTGATCTCGGCGCTTCCGATTACCTCATCAAAGGCGAGGTTGACAGCACCAGCCTGGCTCGCAGTATCCGCTACGCCGTTGACAGAGCCCAGAACGAGCAGGTTTTCCTGCAGCTGCTGACCGATTCCCGGGACGCCATGCTGGTGGTGGATGATCAGGGCGGCATTCGCTACGCCAACCCGGCGGCCGAGCAGCTCTTTCATGATCCCGAGCATTTACAACTCCAGCAGATAACGCTGCCGGAAACAGACGAGAGCCTGTTCGAGTGGCGTCTGCCTCTCGCCGATGGCACTTTCCTTGATGTAGAGGGCCAGCTTTCCCGAACGCTCTGGAACAGAGAGAGCATGCAGTTGCTTTCACTTCGCGACATTGGCCCGCGCAAGGAAGCTGAGAAACAGCTCAGACTGCTGCAACGTAGCCTGGAAGTGACGGACAGCGGCGTGGTTATATCCGATGCACGCCTGCCGGACCTGCCGATTATTTACGTCAACGGGGCTTTTGAGAAAGTCAGTGGCTACACCGCCGAAGAGGTGCTGGGCAAGAACTGTCGGTTCCTGCAGCAGTCGGAAACCCACCAACCTGCACTCGATAAACTACGCAAAAGCCTCGCGGCCAAACAGGAAGTCCATGTTGTTCTTCGAAACTTCCGCAAGGACGGTACGGCTTTCTGGAACGATCTTTTTGTGGCGCCGGTACCTGATGAGCAAGGCGAGGTCACGCATTTCATTGGCATCCAGAACGACATCACGCATCAGAAAAGCGTCGAGTCCGCTCTGGCCTACAACACAAGCCATGACGTCCTGACAGGCCTGCCGAATCGCGCCCTGCTGGAGGACCGCCTGCGCCAGGCCTGTATGATGGCGGCCCGTGGCAGCTTGCGTCTGGGCGTTATATTCATCGACCTGGACGGCTTCAAACCCATCAATGATGCCCTGAGCCATAAAGTGGGCGACCAGGTATTGATCGAGGTTGCGGCTCGCATCGATGTCAATATCCGGCCCGGCGATACGCTGGCCCGGTTAAGCGCCGATGAGTTTGTCGTCCTGGTGCCCAATCTCGTGCGCGACGAGGATCTGCTCCACATCGTCGAGCGCATTCTCGAGAATGTTGCCCGCCCCTATCAGGTCGGTGACCAGCGCATCCGGGTTACAGCCAGTGCGGGCATTGCTTTGAGCGACGGTAACGTCGAAGAGCCGATGGTTCTAGTTCAGCGGGCGGACCTGGCCATGAATCAGGCCAAGCAGGAAGGCCGGAACACCTACCACTGGTTCACAAGTGAGCTGAATCAGTCGATGATGGATCGGGTGACCTTGCGCAGCGAATTACAGAAGGCCATCGAAAGCGAAGAGTTCGAGCTCTACTTCCAGCCTCTGATCGACGCACGCAGTGGTCGTGTCGGTGGCATGGAAGCCCTCATTCGCTGGAACCACCCGGAACGCGGCATGGTCTCACCTGCCGATTTCATCCCGGTGGCCGAGGACACTGGCCAGATTATTCCAATGAGCCAATGGATTCTTGAGACCGCGTGCCGGCAAAACCGGCTACTCTACGACAGCGGCCACAGGACCAATGTGGTTTCGGTCAATGTTTCGCCGATCCAGTTCCAGCCCGGAAACTTCGTCGACATCGTCAAGCGGACCCTTGAGACCACCTGCCTGCCGAACCACCTCCTGGAGCTGGAAATAGTCGAGTCCGTGCTTCTGCACGACCCCGCCCGCGTAATCGCAACCTTGCACGAGTTACGGGAGTTGGGGGTGGGCATTTCTATTGACGACTTCGGGACGGGATTCTCGAGCCTCAGTTACCTGAAACGGCTGCCTATTACCAAGGTCAAGATTGACCGGTCGTTTATCCAGGAAATAACCAATGATCCCAAGGACGCTGCGATCACCCAGGGTATTATTTCCATGGCGCACCACCTCAAACTCAAGGTAGTCGCTGAGGGCGTTGAGACCGGGCCCCAGGCTGCTTTCCTTCGCGACAATGCTTGTGACATCTTCCAGGGGTATTTTTTCGCGCGTCCCATGCCTATGGCCCAGTTGACCGAATTCCTCGCGTCCTATACCGGCGCTCCCTCATTCTAGTACCTCCCAGGCTTCAGCTTTCGCCTCGAATTGCTGCATGATGCATCTTTAACCAAGCTGGTTTAAGGTGATAGAGGCAAGCCTCGAAACCGGCTTGCCTGCGCAAAGCGCACTCACAGGCTGCACGATGGTACAGGAGGCAAGGGATGAGCCAGACCGTCGCGGATTTTATTGTTGAACGTCTCCATTCCTGGGGCATATCCCGCGTGTACGGTTACTCCGGGGACGGCATAAACGGCGTGATGGGCGCCCTACGACGCGCGGAGGGCAAGGTCAGGCTTATCCAGACCCGGCACGAAGAGCTCGCTGCGTTCATGGCCTGCGGGCATGCGAAGTACACCGAGCAGCCCGGCGTTGTGGTCACAACCTCAGGGCCTGGCGCCATACACGCGCTTAATGGCCTTTACGACGCCCGCAAGGACCACATGCCGGTGGTTGCTATCGTCGGCCAGCAGGCGCGCGCCAGCCTGGGATCAAGCTATCAACAGGAAGTCGACCTCGAGAGCCTGTTCAAGGGCGTCTCAGAATACAGCCAGACGCTCACCACGCCCGCGCAGGCCCGGCATGTCATTGATCGGGCCGTCCGCATTGCCTGCGCCAAACGCACGGTGACCTGTCTTGTTGTCCCTAACGACCTGCAAGATGCGCCCATGGCGGATCCTGAACCTGAGCACGGCAATACGTTCTCGGGGATCGGCTATCGCCCTTCTGTCCCGGTGCCAGCCAGCCAGGATCTGGATGCCGCAGCCGACATTCTCAACAATGGCGCGAGGGTTGCCATCCTGGCGGGAGCCGGGGTTCGTCATGCGGTAGAGCCTCTGATGCTGTTGGCCGAACGCCTGGGCGCCGGGGTTGCTAAAGCGCTCCTTGCCAAGACCATGATCAATGACGATCACCCGCTCGTTACCGGCGGGCTTGGCTTGCTGGGGACGGAACCCAGCGACTGGATGATGAGTCATTGCGATACACTGCTGATGGTAGGTACCAGCTTTCCCTACGCCGAATTTCTGCCTCACTCGGGCAAGGTTCGCTGCGTCCAGATAGATGTTGACGCGGCCAACCTGGGGCTGCGTTTCCCCACCGAGGTCAATCTCCACGGCGACGCCGCTGCGACGCTTGAGGCCTTACTGCCTCTGATTCAGCCCCGGGACGACCACGAGTGGGCGAAGTCCTTGCGCGGACGCATAGAGCGTTGGTGGGAACTCCTTGCTGAACGGGCCGAAGCCCCGGCCAATCCGCTAAACCCCCAGAAGGTTTTCAGGGAACTGTCCGCACGTCTGCCTGCCGATGCCTTATTGGCATGCGACGTTGGCACCGCCACAGACTGGTACGCACGTTACCTTCGCATCACCAGTCGCGGCATTACTGGCACCACATCCGGCGGACTCGCTTCAATGGGCGCCGGCGTCCCCTATGCGCTGGCTGCGAAATTTGCCTATCCCGCGCGCCCGGTCATTGCCATGGTGGGCGACGGTGCTATGCAGATGCTCGGCAACAACGGGCTGATCACGCTCGCACAGCACTGGACGGAGTGGCATGACCCGCGGTTTATCGTTTTGGTGCTGAACAACCAGGACCTCAGCCAGGTCACCTGGGAGCAGCGCGCCATGGAAGGCGAACCCAAGTTCGAAACTTCACAGGCGCTGCCGCCTTTCGAGTATGACAATTACGCCAACATGCTTGGGCTCAAGGGCGTTCGCCTGGACAACCCGGACGATGTCGGTACGGTATGGGAAGACGCGTTCAACAGTAACTGCCCGGTGGTCATCAACGCCGTCGTTGACGCCAATGTTCCGCCTCTGCCCACGCACTTTGACTTCACCCAAGTGAAGAGTTATCTCGGCTCCATTCTTAAAGGGGATCCGGAGTCCGGACAGATGCTACGGCAATCATTCAGGGGTATGGCCGCGCGCTATCTAAAGCGCTAGTAGCGCCCGGTGCGGGACTTTAGGGGATAAAGCCTGCGCACAATATAACCCGCTACGTCCCGGTCGGAGCGTAGCGGCAATCGCCAATTACGCGGCCATTTTCAGACACTCATCGGCGCAACGCTGACAGGCTTTCGCGCACTCCTGGCAATGATCATGATCATGCTTGCCACATTCATCCGCACAGGCCTGGCAAATTTTGGCGCACAGTGCAGACATCTGTTTGGCGTATTTGCTGTTACGCGCCATATACGCGGCTGCGACCCGGCAGATGGCTGCGCAGTCCATGTTGTTGCGGATGCAGTCCGCCATCATCTTGACGTTGTCTTCCTGGAGACAGGCCACCGAGCACATGTCGCAGTAGTCTGCGCAGGCATTGCAGGCTTCGAGACAGGATCTGTATTGCTCCAATTGCTGCATTGTTGAATTCCTCCTTGAGATTCTGTGTACGAAATCGCCATTAAAATTAGCACCAGATGCGTGCCCACCAGCAAGTTAGCATCCTGTTAACTGCTCATCTCGGCCTGTCTCGTGGGGTTGCTTGGGCCCATACAGAGAGGCCAAAACTTACAGAGCCCTAATCCCGTCCATTTGAACCCGAGACGGTTAGCGGCGATGATCTGAACAGGCTTCTCACAGCCCGCAAACAGTGCTCTCGAACTTGGCCGTATCACTAGCACAGGGAACTGCATGAAGTACCTCAAGGCTTTGATATACGCAGGCGTAGCCTTTGTGCTGATGGGCCTCGCTTTTGCCTGGACCGGCATTTACAACATCGCCGCAGACGAGCCGCATACGGCACCGGTTTATCTTCTGCTGCAGATGTCCCGAAACCAGTCGATACAGCGGCGAGCAAATGACATTGAGGTGCCGGACGGCATCGCACAGAAGAAGCGCCTCACGGACGGAGCGCTCCTCTACGCTGGCCATTGTGAGCAATGCCACCTTGGGCCCGGGCTGAGCAGCAACGGGCTCCAGCAGGGACTGAACCCCTCGCCGCCCCGTCTGGACGCTGAACAACACAATCGGTCACTGCAGGAGCAGTTCTGGATTGTGAAGCACGGGATAAAAATGACCGGCATGCCGGCCTGGGGAGAGACGTTCCCCGATGACGCACTCTGGGCCATCGTGGCGTTTGCCGACCAGTTACCCCGAATGACCGCAGAAACCTATCAGCGGCTGACCCTACCGGCCGACGAGAGACCTTAGCCTCGGTCAACGTTAGCATCCTTCCAGAGTTCAATGGCTGTCCTGACGCCTGCATGGCATGCGCAGGAACAGCATCAGCTCCCACGCTTTGAAGCGGCTTATGTTGGTCCCAGGCCCCCAGGGGCGGACGATCATGTCCTGATGGTAAGCGTAGCCGGTTGATTTCAGAGGCCCAACCGCTCCAACATGTTTCCCAGCTGTATTGCGAGCCGCTGTGAATTCGCAAGTAAGACTCTTCGCCACGCCAGATAGCTGTACATTCGCCAATGAGCAAGGAGGCACGATATGGCCAGTACGGGATTGCAGGCATTAACC is part of the Hydrocarboniclastica marina genome and encodes:
- a CDS encoding thiamine pyrophosphate-requiring protein; the protein is MSQTVADFIVERLHSWGISRVYGYSGDGINGVMGALRRAEGKVRLIQTRHEELAAFMACGHAKYTEQPGVVVTTSGPGAIHALNGLYDARKDHMPVVAIVGQQARASLGSSYQQEVDLESLFKGVSEYSQTLTTPAQARHVIDRAVRIACAKRTVTCLVVPNDLQDAPMADPEPEHGNTFSGIGYRPSVPVPASQDLDAAADILNNGARVAILAGAGVRHAVEPLMLLAERLGAGVAKALLAKTMINDDHPLVTGGLGLLGTEPSDWMMSHCDTLLMVGTSFPYAEFLPHSGKVRCVQIDVDAANLGLRFPTEVNLHGDAAATLEALLPLIQPRDDHEWAKSLRGRIERWWELLAERAEAPANPLNPQKVFRELSARLPADALLACDVGTATDWYARYLRITSRGITGTTSGGLASMGAGVPYALAAKFAYPARPVIAMVGDGAMQMLGNNGLITLAQHWTEWHDPRFIVLVLNNQDLSQVTWEQRAMEGEPKFETSQALPPFEYDNYANMLGLKGVRLDNPDDVGTVWEDAFNSNCPVVINAVVDANVPPLPTHFDFTQVKSYLGSILKGDPESGQMLRQSFRGMAARYLKR
- a CDS encoding four-helix bundle copper-binding protein; this translates as MQQLEQYRSCLEACNACADYCDMCSVACLQEDNVKMMADCIRNNMDCAAICRVAAAYMARNSKYAKQMSALCAKICQACADECGKHDHDHCQECAKACQRCADECLKMAA
- a CDS encoding c-type cytochrome: MKYLKALIYAGVAFVLMGLAFAWTGIYNIAADEPHTAPVYLLLQMSRNQSIQRRANDIEVPDGIAQKKRLTDGALLYAGHCEQCHLGPGLSSNGLQQGLNPSPPRLDAEQHNRSLQEQFWIVKHGIKMTGMPAWGETFPDDALWAIVAFADQLPRMTAETYQRLTLPADERP